The genomic region CATTCTTTTTTTTCAGTTGCCGACCACTGGCAAAACTCAATGAAGTTTTGCCCCAAGATGAATTTTTCTCATGCACTTGGTGCATGATGCATGATGGTAAATAAGTGAAAATTGTTAAATTGGAAGTAAGCGGTTCCGACTATTTCAACCACTTCTAGTCTGGGCGCAAATGTACTTCCGAGGTCATTATTATTGGGTAACaaccgtggaagatgtctcaatttcttcattagAACTAGTATAATAAGGAACACAATGATAAGTCCAACTCACAGGCAATAAACAACTCGAAAAGAAGATGACTGTCAAAATGTTTTGGGATTTCTTTTATCGCATGTATTTTGATAACACTTCCAAGATATTTCACCGTTTATCGaaccaaaatattcaaataacctTCCTATACAATTATTCTTGTCTTATTAACTTTTCTCTAAAACACATAACATTTTGTAAACCTCTCAAATCCctacaattatattttttttaattttcttgaaTTCCTTCCAAATACAAATGTTCTTATGCAAAATATACAGAGATATGtttaatctatgaaatttaaataGGTAGTTTTCtaagatataaaataatatgtctTACAAAGACTTATGTTCTAACAAAGAAAACCTTGCATGATTTTTGGTGCATTTTGCAATAGGCATGCACAATAAAGCTACAACTATATAATCGATTTTTCAAAACTACTTCATGATAAAGACTTGCAACTGGTTTCAATCTCTTCGTTAGAACAGCCTGaatgagaatattgatgatgggaaCAACAAAAATAGTCATCTTGAAAAATGTAAGATGGCAGTCATCATTGAAAGAATTTTTAAATAGATTGCTGtagcatagaaaaaatatagatagcataagaagatatcccatggtataggtcgctCATGTTCCGAATATCAATCTGTtaactcaagtcgattactgtctattattactgtagaattaataagtaattaacaaaatatttcatattaataaggaaaattcattattcaattatagaaaaatataattacttgcttaataacatataattgattattttaaacgagaatgaataattaatattacattaataaacctgtatcagctatcgtcaagaaggcattgttctcctatctttctccactgccattataacgtgaacttcactataggactatcggcttgagttaaccgTGAAATTTGAAGCATCTACGCCCTATAACACGGGATTTTTTCTTatgatatattttatctatggttGTAGTGAGAGGTATCGTATTGATTGTACCACTAGTGTCTATAATATTACCCAAACTATAATATTCGAGATAATCGTTTCATTTCATCATCTCAATTCTTAATACATAACAGATTTAAAAGATAGCAAAAATCAGATCAAGCTCTATAAAGCAAAATAtaagtaggtaggcctactcactGTTTCTGTATTCTCCTCGCAGTCTGCCATCTCCTCTCCATCGTTTTCGCTCTCATTTGTGGTTGCAGTTTGCTGTTGGTGGGTGTATTGAGAGGGTGCAAGTGTTGGCACAGAATCGGTGCCAGCTCTGGCTGAGTGCTGCACCTCACATAGGAAGTTCAACTCGTAGTAGTGCGCCCAGGTTGGCACATACACACCATCGTCTGCACCCGTACCTGTTCTAGCCTCACTTTTTTGCACTTTTTTCAGCTCCCTGAAGTAAACACTACGCAATGAGTCAATTTTTCTTCGCACTGTAGCAATGTTCGCGctactgtcatacttcagcaaAACATTCAGCAACTGTTCCTGAGCTGTTTTTCTCGCATTGCGGTTTGAATATAGGGGAGAGTTAGTGTCCCATAGGCACACATTTTGTCTGTATAATTCAATGAACTCCGAATTCGCATTGGTGCACATTCTTACttcaaacaaaaatttaaatggTGAAACAATTTAAATGAACAACAATCTGAGCAACAACCAAACATAATTAATCGAAGTAGGCCAGTCACTCACTATCCGACTTGTGTTCTAACAATGTTGAACCGGTTGTAAGACCACCAATCGGATATTCCACCACTCACGCTCATACTGGTTGTCCACGAGTTAGTCCAACACGACTAGACATCCAACATTCATGATTCGACGTccaatcaaaattgaatgttcTACAACAAAACGGATAGTAAATAGTCGgggaataatttttcaataattgaatgatcatttttataataaattgagtaaataacttgttaattaattataattctacattgtttgaaacgatctggcaacgttgcagagctagaaaaggataacgctatctgctcTGAGATCAACACGAAGTTCCAACATCCAAATCCCAAGGTCAGCCGCCTGTAGTGAGGGCAACATTATAACGGCAGTGAAGGAAGATTGGAAAACAGGGTtgtcaattctctgccttgccactgccttctgtagaggatagctgataccggcgtatctgatgtaatatacACTCTTCATCCTTGTttagaatgaaaaattaaatttaattcatcaagggaatatatttttcaataattgtatgattattttttatagatgagattaaatatcttgttaattaattatatttctacattgttaaaaccgatctggcaacgttgcagagctagaaaagggtAGCGCGATCTGCTCTGTcaaatgatggacaaggataacaacaacaatgttaatcaaatactgcaagtaaaacgtggacctcactgtagtcaGAATCGAGTCGGAACGTGAGTGGGAATGTTGGACCAACTCGTCCAACCGGTTTGAGCAGCTAATCCGCTAATGGCTTCAACAATTGTACAGCTAAACCTTTGAAAAGCTCAACCATCATAGGGCTTTAATTTATGTTTGATTGTCGCTCAGTTCGTTCTTCTTTTAAAACCTTGAATAGTCAATTAAAAAGTAATCATAAATAGTATTAaattacaacaataaaaaataatgataatacatACTAAAAACATATATATTACAAAATGTATACTTCAGTATGGAATTACGTCGGATTATTGAAACGAAACTGGAATGAGAAGTGAAGATGGACCTCGAGTGAAGATTGAAGTTGGACAACCAGTCGAAGCATGAGTGGTGGAACATCGGACTAGTAGTTAAACATTGTTCAAATTGCCTAGATTATCAATTATATGAGTTTTCATTCTAAGCATAATCTAAATGGAAATAAACAATTAACATTGAAAAACGCCAGTAGGCCTAATGGAAAAGTGCGGTTATGATCGATAATTCTCAGCTTTACTTTAATGGATctcatattgaaaatattcagaatgaacatttttgaatagtcaGTCTGTAGATGAAATTCTCCtctaaaatttccaataaatctCACCATGAATTGACTGTGTTATAAATTATGTCAGTTTTCATTCTCTGATCAGAGTCTCTGGGAAGTTATTAAAACAAACAAACTCAAGATTGAAAAGTTACTCgtaattagaaaaaataaatcttgGTTTCcctatattttcatgattttcgtGTATCACCCATCAATTAGAGATAatggaagaaaaaaaaaacaagtagcCTAATTGAACTGGAATAGTAGGTAGTTTCATTCACTAGAATTCCTTGTTGCCTCAAATTTGTCTTCAACGACTCTGTTTGAGAAATGTCTTGCACTATGAAGAAAAGATACTTCTTGAAATATTGGGTTTCTCAAAACTTAAGGAACAAACTTCAAACCTATTTACTTTCAATTGTATATAATTCAAGTGAAAGGAATAATCCTGGCCCACAGTTTGATAGTACTTCAGTATTTAGTGAAAAAACACTTTTAATAATAGTTTCAGAAGGGAAGTGTAACCTTGAATGATTATCCTGCTAGCACATTTTGTAACAGGTAAACCCTGTCACCCATATTTCAAGTGGGCAGCATGGCAAAGATTGTTTATCTGTTATGGGTGCTTCTAGGACATAACATTCATGGCTACTCTTCTTTTCCATAACCAACATTGTCAATCAATTAAAAGCACCAAAACAATAAAACTGACATAAAAAGCTTCTGAGCTGAACACTTCAATTTGTAGCTTGATAAAGAAGTGAGGTCACAGCCTTTTAATGGCCTAGCCATTGGCCATTTAATGGTCACAGCCTTTCAAGTACAGgactaaaaaatcaccaaatcattgCATCATGGGCCGAGCAATGATAGatatagatggaaattactgacaAATTGCAtccattcaaatgctaatgaatgaataattattgaacgaaaatccaaattaaattctgtaaatcaccccgaaaacttctgctactgcaaatattgacaacagggtaaacagctacatggaaattcgatgagcgcttctattcaaaaattatttgccagcccgggaatcaaacTCGGTACGTCCTTAAtggctagtcaggaatgcttacccttacaccaaactgacaatctctgattAGCAGCGCCCATTTTAttcgaagccatagcggcctgccagtctacagatggaaattactgagatattgcatccattcaaatgccaatgaatgaataattattattgaacgaaatctaaattaaatgctgtaaatcaccccggagACTTCTGCTGCTGCAAATATTTACAACAGGGTGAATCTCctaattaggaggtaccgggttcaattcccgggctggcaaataatttttgaatagtagcgcacatcgaatttccatgtagctgtttaccctgttgccaatatttacagtagcagaagtcttctgggtgatttacagcatttaatttggatttttg from Nilaparvata lugens isolate BPH unplaced genomic scaffold, ASM1435652v1 scaffold2904, whole genome shotgun sequence harbors:
- the LOC111062242 gene encoding uncharacterized protein LOC111062242 isoform X4, whose protein sequence is MCTNANSEFIELYRQNVCLWDTNSPLYSNRNARKTAQEQLLNVLLKYDSSANIATVRRKIDSLRSVYFRELKKVQKSEARTGTGADDGVYVPTWAHYYELNFLCEVQHSARAGTDSVPTLAPSQYTHQQQTATTNESENDGEEMADCEENTETVDVDLQPPPPKMSNKGRMSAQRHPLIAAPRNIARNITAVAPADNLESFCLSVLGDLRAVGNFHQQAIAQKVISEAVFWAKMGRLTEHSTVLLSPSASRPSPSHSRSVASSRFLRNALNRIPNHTRASRPNH
- the LOC111062242 gene encoding uncharacterized protein LOC111062242 isoform X5, whose product is MDEEIVTDVDESEKDNSQEPELECSSAWSTHNSDPSDQEESVGRFLQVFVKEETPVRMCTNANSEFIELYRQNVCLWDTNSPLYSNRNARKTAQEQLLNVLLKYDSSANIATVRRKIDSLRSVYFRELKKVQKSEARTGTGADDGVYVPTWAHYYELNFLCEVQHSARAGTDSVPTLAPSQYTHQQQTATTNESENDGEEMADCEENTETLRNRLKNVQ
- the LOC111062242 gene encoding uncharacterized protein LOC111062242 isoform X3, which produces MDEEIVTDVDESEKDNSQEPELECSSAWSTHNSDPSDQEESVGRFLQVFVKEETPVRMCTNANSEFIELYRQNVCLWDTNSPLYSNRNARKTAQEQLLNVLLKYDSSANIATVRRKIDSLRSVYFRELKKVQKSEARTGTGADDGVYVPTWAHYYELNFLCEVQHSARAGTDSVPTLAPSQYTHQQQTATTNESENDGEEMADCEENTETVDVDLQPPPPKMSNKGRMSAQRHPLIAAPRNIARNITAVAPADNLESFCLSVLGDLRAVGNFHQQAIAQKLRNRLKNVQ